Proteins from a genomic interval of Crassostrea angulata isolate pt1a10 chromosome 7, ASM2561291v2, whole genome shotgun sequence:
- the LOC128192166 gene encoding 3'-5' ssDNA/RNA exonuclease TatD-like has translation MEEARTPMRLESGLVIAKEIHPKEAYRATRADVAATMSMCNSKGWAVGEIGLDYSTKEHHTQLKFILAEFFRRVDPSFNMVLHLRGADEDSCSRVSTQDCITLLDGLGVSIQAPIYLHCFLGGPAQIKLWIDTGRPVYFGVSGRVRSMLDTQQEGVKAIPQDRILVETDSPYLPCGVGRPMTPKHIGKVYQLVATIRGESAENLA, from the coding sequence ATGGAGGAGGCCCGCACCCCAATGAGGTTAGAGAGTGGGTTGGTGATTGCGAAGGAGATCCACCCAAAAGAGGCATATCGAGCAACAAGGGCTGATGTGGCAGCTACCATGAGTATGTGCAATAGTAAAGGCTGGGCTGTTGGAGAGATAGGCCTGGATTACTCTACCAAAGAACATCACACCCAGCTAAAGTTCATCCTTGCGGAATTTTTCCGCAGAGTTGACCCATCCTTCAATATGGTGTTGCATCTGAGAGGTGCAGATGAGGACAGCTGCAGTCGAGTTTCCACCCAGGACTGCATAACCCTTTTAGATGGGTTGGGCGTGTCTATCCAGGCACCTATCTATCTGCACTGCTTCTTAGGGGGCCCAGCACAGATCAAACTCTGGATAGATACCGGGAGGCCGGTGTACTTTGGGGTGAGCGGAAGGGTCCGCAGCATGTTGGATACCCAACAGGAAGGCGTAAAAGCTATCCCACAAGATCGGATACTGGTGGAGACAGATAGTCCGTACCTGCCATGTGGGGTTGGCCGTCCAATGACGCCAAAACATATTGGAAAGGTGTACCAATTGGTGGCAACTATACGCGGAGAATCTGCGGAAAACCTTGCATAG